One Glaciihabitans arcticus DNA window includes the following coding sequences:
- the dnaN gene encoding DNA polymerase III subunit beta — MKFQVNRDVFSEAVSFAVKLLPQRTTLPILSGILIEATADGLTLSSFDYEVSAQTEIAAQVEEPGKVLVSGRLLADIASRLPNAPVTFSTDEGRISVSCGSANFTLLSMPVEEYPTLPQVSAQSGVLPAELFAAAVSQVAVAASRDDVTPVITGVQLEISENSLSLIATDRYRVAVREIEWTGGESVTDGLTALVPARTLTEIGKTFGHSGSISVAITSTDERELIAFQADKKTVTSLLIKGNFPPVKRLFPEVVDNYAVINTAELIEAVRRVSLVLEREAALRFSFSIEGLTLEAIGSEQAQASETIDAFLTGTDTVVSLKPAFLLDGLGAVHSEFVRISFTKTENPNKPGPVLITSQASKDQPGADNYKYLLQPNLLLR, encoded by the coding sequence GTGAAGTTCCAGGTCAATCGCGACGTCTTCAGCGAGGCTGTGTCCTTTGCGGTCAAGCTGCTTCCGCAGCGCACCACGCTCCCCATCCTGAGCGGAATCCTGATCGAGGCGACCGCTGACGGACTCACCCTCTCCTCCTTCGACTACGAGGTCTCGGCCCAGACGGAGATCGCCGCCCAGGTGGAGGAACCCGGCAAGGTTCTCGTCTCCGGTCGCCTGCTCGCCGACATCGCGAGCCGCTTGCCGAACGCTCCCGTCACCTTCTCCACCGACGAGGGGCGCATCTCCGTCTCCTGTGGTTCGGCGAACTTCACCCTCCTGAGCATGCCGGTCGAGGAATACCCCACGCTTCCGCAGGTGTCGGCCCAGTCCGGCGTCCTGCCGGCTGAGTTGTTCGCAGCCGCTGTCTCGCAGGTCGCCGTCGCTGCATCGCGGGATGACGTGACCCCCGTGATCACAGGTGTGCAGCTCGAGATTTCCGAGAACAGCCTGTCCCTCATCGCCACCGACCGGTACCGCGTTGCGGTCCGCGAGATCGAGTGGACCGGGGGAGAGTCGGTCACCGACGGACTCACCGCCCTCGTGCCCGCCCGCACCCTCACCGAGATCGGCAAGACGTTCGGCCACAGCGGCAGCATCTCGGTCGCGATCACGAGCACCGACGAACGTGAGCTGATCGCGTTCCAGGCCGACAAGAAGACCGTGACGTCGCTGCTCATCAAGGGCAACTTTCCTCCGGTCAAGCGCCTCTTCCCCGAGGTCGTCGACAACTACGCGGTCATCAACACCGCAGAGCTCATCGAGGCCGTGCGCCGCGTCTCGCTGGTGCTCGAGCGCGAGGCCGCGCTGCGCTTCTCCTTCTCGATCGAGGGACTCACCCTCGAGGCGATCGGATCCGAGCAGGCCCAGGCCTCCGAGACCATCGATGCATTCCTCACCGGAACCGACACCGTCGTCTCGCTCAAGCCGGCTTTCCTGCTTGACGGTCTGGGTGCCGTGCACTCGGAGTTCGTGCGCATCTCGTTCACCAAGACCGAGAACCCGAACAAGCCCGGGCCGGTGCTGATCACCAGCCAGGCGTCCAAGGACCAGCCGGGCGCCGATAACTACAAGTACCTGCTGCAGCCCAACCTGCTTCTTCGCTAA
- the recF gene encoding DNA replication/repair protein RecF (All proteins in this family for which functions are known are DNA-binding proteins that assist the filamentation of RecA onto DNA for the initiation of recombination or recombinational repair.), translating to MIVSHLNLTDFRNYETVDVAMVPGANVFVGSNGQGKTNLVEALGYLSTLGSHRVSTDHAMIRQGRDSAIVRARLENGDRQVLAEVQINRSGANRAQVNRSVIKTRELPRYFSSVLFAPEDLALVRGEPSGRRRFMDELLVQRSPRLSAVMTDYERVLRQRNTLLKSARASGVRGDQLSTLEIWDERLVEFGSLIIEARSQLIAELLPEVAAAYSAIAGADHEASLTTLLSILSTDSRDAEPELDEAATRGGSISATDAGEHFRAALARLRRAELDRGLTLAGPHRDDLVLQLNGLPARGYASHGESWSFALALKLASAEVLRRESPSGDPVLILDDVFAELDQSRRARLASAVEGFEQVLITAAVLDDVPAELAGHIVRIRAGAIEEDA from the coding sequence GTGATCGTCTCGCATCTCAACCTCACCGACTTCCGTAACTACGAGACGGTCGATGTCGCGATGGTGCCGGGCGCCAATGTGTTCGTCGGCAGCAACGGACAGGGCAAGACGAACCTGGTCGAGGCGCTCGGTTATCTGAGCACGCTCGGATCGCACCGCGTCTCAACCGATCACGCAATGATCCGGCAGGGACGCGATTCGGCAATCGTTCGGGCCCGCCTTGAGAATGGTGATCGCCAGGTGCTCGCCGAGGTGCAGATCAACCGTTCGGGAGCCAACCGCGCGCAGGTCAACCGTTCGGTGATCAAGACCCGGGAGCTTCCGCGCTACTTCTCGAGCGTGCTGTTCGCCCCCGAGGATCTCGCTCTCGTGAGGGGGGAGCCCTCCGGCCGCCGACGCTTCATGGATGAGCTGCTCGTGCAGCGCTCGCCCCGACTCTCCGCAGTGATGACCGACTACGAACGTGTGCTCCGCCAGCGCAACACCCTCTTGAAGTCCGCGCGAGCGTCTGGCGTGCGCGGCGACCAGCTCAGCACCCTCGAGATCTGGGACGAGCGCCTGGTCGAGTTCGGCTCCCTCATCATCGAGGCGCGCAGCCAGCTCATCGCAGAACTCCTGCCCGAGGTGGCCGCGGCTTATTCGGCGATCGCCGGCGCCGACCATGAGGCGAGTCTCACCACCCTGCTCAGCATCCTCTCGACCGACTCTCGCGACGCCGAGCCCGAGCTCGACGAGGCGGCTACCCGTGGGGGATCGATCAGCGCCACCGACGCCGGAGAACACTTCCGCGCCGCACTCGCGCGACTCCGTCGCGCGGAACTCGATCGCGGCCTCACGCTCGCCGGCCCACACCGCGATGATCTTGTGCTCCAGCTCAACGGGTTGCCCGCGCGAGGCTATGCGAGTCACGGTGAGTCCTGGTCGTTCGCCCTCGCGCTGAAGCTGGCGTCCGCCGAGGTGCTGCGGCGCGAGTCGCCATCCGGCGATCCGGTGCTAATCCTCGACGATGTCTTCGCGGAACTCGACCAGTCCCGCCGGGCTCGCCTGGCATCTGCGGTCGAGGGATTCGAACAGGTGCTCATCACAGCCGCGGTACTGGATGACGTTCCCGCCGAACTCGCCGGTCACATCGTGCGTATCCGCGCCGGAGCGATCGAGGAGGACGCGTGA
- the dnaA gene encoding chromosomal replication initiator protein DnaA, with protein sequence MADTADSTPAIWRSVLARLTSDERITPQLHGFISLVEPRGIMAGTLYLEVPNELTRGMLEQRIRLPLLNAIAGLSEDQEVTNFAIVVNPDIQADTLEQANTISEPGYIEPTMMSSSLEQENTSPPSRRADSRLNPKYNFDNFVIGGSNRFAHAAAVAVAEAPAKAYNPLFIYGDSGLGKTHLLHAIGHYAESLYPGIRVRYVSSEEFTNDFINSIANNRASVFQSRYREIDILLIDDIQFLQGKDSTQEAFFHTFNTLHDHNKQVVITSDLPPKHLTGFEDRMRSRFEWGLITDVQAPDLETRIAILRKKAQSEKLQVENEILEYMASKVSSNIRELEGTLIRVTAFASLNRQPVDLALVQTVLKDLITLDEDNVIAPVDIINHTAAYFKLTVDDLYGSSRSQAVATARQIAMYLCREMTNLSLPKIGQLFGNRDHTTVMYANKKITELMKERRSIYNQVTELTSRIKQNHRFKS encoded by the coding sequence ATGGCAGACACCGCTGATTCGACGCCGGCAATCTGGCGCTCGGTGCTCGCTCGCCTCACCTCCGACGAGCGCATTACGCCCCAGCTGCACGGCTTCATCAGCCTGGTCGAGCCACGCGGCATCATGGCCGGCACCCTCTACCTCGAGGTGCCGAACGAATTGACCCGCGGCATGCTCGAGCAGCGCATCCGTCTCCCGCTCCTCAACGCGATCGCCGGACTCAGCGAGGATCAGGAAGTCACGAACTTCGCCATCGTCGTAAACCCCGATATCCAGGCCGACACCCTCGAGCAGGCGAACACGATCAGTGAGCCCGGCTACATCGAACCGACCATGATGTCATCGTCGCTCGAGCAAGAGAACACCTCACCGCCCAGCCGTCGCGCCGACTCCCGCCTCAACCCGAAGTACAACTTCGACAACTTCGTCATCGGTGGATCCAACCGCTTCGCCCACGCTGCAGCAGTCGCCGTGGCCGAGGCGCCGGCCAAGGCCTATAACCCGCTCTTCATCTACGGCGATTCCGGGCTTGGTAAGACCCACCTCCTGCACGCGATCGGCCACTACGCCGAGAGTCTCTACCCCGGAATCCGCGTGCGCTACGTGTCCAGCGAGGAATTCACCAACGACTTCATCAACTCGATTGCCAACAACAGGGCCAGTGTCTTCCAGTCGCGCTACCGCGAGATCGACATCCTGCTGATCGACGACATCCAGTTCCTGCAGGGCAAGGACTCCACTCAGGAGGCCTTCTTCCACACCTTCAATACGCTGCACGACCACAACAAGCAGGTGGTCATCACAAGCGACCTGCCCCCGAAACACCTCACGGGGTTCGAGGACCGCATGCGTTCCCGCTTCGAGTGGGGCCTCATCACCGACGTGCAGGCACCGGACCTTGAGACACGCATCGCCATCCTCCGCAAGAAGGCACAGAGCGAGAAGCTTCAGGTCGAGAACGAGATCCTCGAATACATGGCCTCGAAGGTGTCGTCGAACATCCGCGAGCTCGAGGGAACCCTGATCCGCGTCACAGCGTTCGCGAGCCTCAACCGCCAGCCGGTCGACCTCGCCCTGGTGCAGACCGTGCTCAAGGACCTCATCACCCTCGACGAGGACAATGTCATCGCACCGGTCGACATCATCAACCACACCGCGGCGTACTTCAAGCTCACGGTCGACGACCTATACGGGTCATCCCGTTCCCAGGCCGTCGCGACCGCCCGCCAGATCGCGATGTATCTCTGCCGCGAAATGACCAACCTTTCGCTGCCCAAGATCGGACAGCTGTTCGGCAACCGTGACCACACAACGGTCATGTACGCGAACAAAAAGATCACCGAGCTGATGAAAGAACGTCGCTCCATTTACAACCAGGTCACCGAGCTCACCAGCCGCATCAAGCAGAACCACCGCTTCAAGAGCTGA
- the gnd gene encoding phosphogluconate dehydrogenase (NAD(+)-dependent, decarboxylating) — MHIGLIGLGKMGNNMRARLREHDIEVTGYDPNPEVSDVASLAALAEALPTPRIVWVMVPSGAITASVITELGGVLEAGDLVIEGGNSRFTEDFTHSALLAEKGVKYVDAGVSGGVWGLKNGYGLMVGGDASDVERALPVFDALRPDGPRDEGFVHAGEIGAGHYAKMVHNGIEYALMQAWAEGYELLDTRKDIIKDVTGTFKAWQRGTVVRSWLLELLVKALEEDPEFEDIEGYVEDSGEGRWTVEEALNNAVPVPTISASIFARFVSRQQDSPSMKAVAALRKQFGGHAVRKS, encoded by the coding sequence ATGCACATCGGGCTTATCGGACTCGGCAAGATGGGCAACAACATGCGCGCTCGCCTGCGGGAGCACGACATCGAGGTCACGGGTTACGACCCGAATCCCGAGGTTTCGGATGTCGCGAGCCTCGCCGCCCTCGCAGAAGCTCTCCCCACACCGCGCATCGTCTGGGTCATGGTGCCCTCCGGTGCCATCACGGCGAGTGTCATTACCGAGCTCGGCGGAGTACTCGAGGCCGGCGACCTGGTCATCGAGGGTGGCAACTCCCGCTTCACCGAGGATTTCACACATTCGGCGCTGCTCGCCGAAAAGGGTGTGAAGTATGTCGATGCCGGTGTTTCCGGCGGAGTGTGGGGTCTCAAGAACGGTTACGGCCTCATGGTCGGCGGCGACGCGTCCGACGTTGAGCGCGCACTCCCGGTATTCGACGCGCTCCGCCCCGATGGTCCGCGCGACGAGGGATTCGTGCACGCCGGCGAGATCGGTGCCGGCCACTACGCGAAGATGGTGCACAACGGCATCGAGTACGCGCTGATGCAGGCCTGGGCCGAGGGCTACGAACTGCTCGACACCCGCAAGGACATCATCAAAGACGTCACGGGCACCTTCAAGGCCTGGCAGCGCGGAACTGTTGTGCGCTCCTGGCTGCTCGAGCTGCTGGTCAAGGCGCTCGAGGAGGATCCGGAATTCGAGGACATCGAGGGCTATGTCGAGGATTCCGGTGAGGGACGGTGGACCGTCGAGGAAGCACTCAACAATGCCGTGCCGGTTCCGACGATCAGTGCGTCGATCTTCGCCCGGTTCGTCTCCCGCCAGCAGGACTCTCCGTCGATGAAAGCCGTCGCTGCGCTGCGCAAGCAGTTCGGTGGGCACGCCGTCCGCAAGAGCTGA
- a CDS encoding DUF721 domain-containing protein: protein MTDSNVPRETSGERETDEARAVYARFRRIFGQPGATSRDARKRAIRVDGATVPFGAGRDPSGLGDIIDGLTARMGWTSPLAQSELLLAWADIAGAETAEHSTPMGIEDGILTVQCDSTAWATQLRLMKTTITTHIATRYPEAGIQSIRFEGPNAPSWKRGPRSIPGRGPRDTYG from the coding sequence GTGACCGACAGCAATGTTCCACGTGAAACTTCTGGGGAGCGCGAGACCGATGAGGCCCGTGCGGTCTATGCGCGCTTCCGCCGGATCTTCGGCCAGCCCGGTGCAACCTCGCGCGACGCGCGCAAGCGCGCGATCAGGGTGGATGGCGCGACAGTTCCCTTCGGCGCCGGCCGAGACCCGTCAGGACTCGGCGACATCATCGACGGCCTGACCGCACGGATGGGGTGGACGTCCCCGCTTGCACAGTCCGAGCTGCTGCTGGCCTGGGCCGATATCGCCGGTGCGGAGACGGCCGAGCACTCGACACCGATGGGCATCGAGGACGGCATCCTCACTGTGCAATGCGACTCGACTGCCTGGGCAACACAGCTGCGCCTGATGAAGACCACGATCACCACGCACATTGCGACGAGGTACCCGGAGGCCGGAATCCAGTCCATACGCTTCGAAGGACCGAACGCCCCTTCGTGGAAACGTGGCCCCAGATCTATTCCAGGCCGTGGCCCACGCGATACCTACGGCTAG